In Thermococcus celericrescens, a single window of DNA contains:
- the serK gene encoding L-serine kinase SerK, translating to MGVEKVPKYDIPTVKVDYVFIELDKMKPHEQLVQKELEAFIESVTGSGLFWKPMLLAKVPGEDTYLIVDGHHRWAGLQKLGAKKAPSVILDYFSDDVKVYTWYPAFKGSLEEVLERLKAEGLEVIEDPEAEEKAERGEIAFAIVGEKVFAVPGGLDEQKKVSKVLDEMSVEGKIELIYYGLKEDAREDMGKGEIDYVFIRKAPSKDEVMELVKRGEVYSPKTTRHVLPFNPDKIDVKLEELF from the coding sequence ATGGGAGTTGAGAAGGTTCCGAAGTACGACATCCCAACCGTTAAGGTTGACTACGTTTTTATCGAGCTCGACAAGATGAAGCCCCACGAGCAGCTCGTCCAGAAGGAGCTTGAGGCCTTCATCGAGAGCGTCACCGGCTCCGGCCTCTTCTGGAAGCCTATGCTCCTCGCCAAGGTTCCTGGTGAGGACACCTACCTCATCGTTGACGGTCACCACCGCTGGGCCGGTCTCCAGAAGCTCGGCGCCAAGAAGGCTCCCTCCGTCATACTTGACTACTTCAGCGACGATGTCAAGGTCTACACCTGGTACCCGGCCTTCAAGGGAAGCCTCGAGGAGGTTCTCGAGAGGCTCAAGGCAGAGGGGCTTGAGGTCATTGAGGACCCGGAGGCAGAGGAGAAGGCCGAGAGGGGCGAGATAGCCTTCGCCATCGTCGGTGAGAAGGTCTTCGCCGTTCCGGGCGGCCTTGATGAGCAGAAGAAGGTCAGCAAGGTTCTCGACGAGATGAGCGTCGAGGGCAAGATCGAGCTCATCTACTACGGCCTCAAGGAGGACGCCAGAGAGGACATGGGCAAGGGCGAGATCGACTACGTCTTCATCAGGAAGGCCCCTAGCAAGGATGAGGTCATGGAGCTCGTCAAGCGCGGCGAGGTCTACTCCCCGAAGACCACCAGACACGTCCTGCCCTTCAACCCGGACAAGATAGACGTCAAGCTCGAGGAGCTGTTCTGA
- a CDS encoding DUF835 domain-containing protein, whose translation MSEVLRISLPVLARSRKEGTRRVDVPAFRLVSSFSDIIEDSAVVIGRAGMKVPPDWNLITVSSVKGYFGPRELHRILDGIIKSLKGHPDRAVIIACPEYLALHNGFETFLRFLNTIRDHVILTNTKVYVVTDPLAWKPRQWALLKKLEL comes from the coding sequence GTGAGTGAAGTGCTCAGGATTTCACTTCCTGTGCTGGCACGGTCACGGAAGGAAGGAACCCGGAGGGTTGATGTCCCCGCATTCAGGCTGGTGAGTTCATTCTCCGACATAATCGAAGATAGCGCCGTTGTTATAGGCCGGGCCGGGATGAAGGTTCCTCCCGACTGGAATCTCATTACCGTGAGTTCCGTTAAGGGATATTTTGGTCCGAGGGAACTCCACAGAATTTTGGATGGTATAATCAAAAGTCTCAAAGGGCATCCGGATAGGGCGGTAATTATAGCCTGTCCCGAGTACCTGGCGCTCCATAATGGATTTGAGACGTTTCTGAGATTTTTGAACACCATTCGTGATCACGTTATACTCACCAATACCAAGGTCTACGTTGTCACTGATCCCCTTGCATGGAAACCAAGGCAGTGGGCCCTCCTCAAGAAACTTGAGCTCTGA
- a CDS encoding DUF763 domain-containing protein, giving the protein MRNIADLPLHGGHVPAWLAQRMRELTRLVLVLAVEEYGTKGLLERLSDPVWFQAFNNVIGMDWDSSGSTTVTAGMIKDVLWREELGVKVAGADLFPR; this is encoded by the coding sequence ATGAGGAATATCGCCGACCTGCCCCTCCACGGCGGCCACGTTCCGGCGTGGCTGGCCCAGAGGATGAGGGAGCTCACCCGGTTAGTGCTGGTTCTGGCGGTTGAGGAGTACGGAACGAAGGGACTCCTGGAAAGGCTCTCCGACCCGGTCTGGTTCCAGGCCTTCAACAACGTCATCGGGATGGACTGGGACTCCTCTGGCTCGACCACCGTGACGGCGGGCATGATAAAGGACGTCCTCTGGAGGGAGGAGCTCGGCGTAAAGGTGGCCGGGGCTGACCTCTTCCCCCG
- a CDS encoding HAD family hydrolase yields MLRGLIFDVDETLVYYEGYDHREWYEKWVMPALRERGIELDYETYKKTVTGELPRSYVERFGIDHVEFWKIVDGVNLEYRMWMADKGKIKPFPDVNVLGELKELGLKLGAVSNASPECTEFVLDLFDLRRYFEVVYGKDYSNLDGVKPSPYLVEKALNALGLEPEEALMVGDSRHDVLAGKRAGMKVVNVTRFGEIEGADYYVKGLWELVELIRKML; encoded by the coding sequence ATGCTCCGCGGTTTAATCTTCGACGTTGACGAGACCTTGGTCTACTACGAGGGCTACGACCACAGGGAATGGTACGAGAAGTGGGTTATGCCAGCCCTCCGGGAGCGTGGCATCGAACTGGACTACGAGACATACAAAAAAACGGTAACCGGCGAGCTTCCGAGGAGCTACGTCGAGCGCTTTGGCATAGACCACGTGGAGTTCTGGAAAATCGTTGACGGCGTGAACCTTGAGTACCGCATGTGGATGGCAGATAAGGGCAAGATAAAACCCTTTCCAGATGTTAACGTCTTGGGAGAGCTGAAAGAGCTGGGCCTGAAGCTTGGGGCCGTGAGTAACGCCTCCCCGGAGTGCACGGAGTTCGTTTTGGACCTCTTCGATTTGAGGAGATACTTCGAGGTTGTTTACGGAAAGGACTATTCAAACCTTGACGGGGTCAAGCCAAGCCCCTACCTCGTTGAAAAAGCCCTGAACGCACTCGGCCTGGAGCCGGAGGAAGCGCTGATGGTTGGCGACAGCCGTCACGATGTGCTCGCCGGAAAGCGGGCCGGCATGAAGGTGGTTAACGTTACGCGCTTCGGGGAAATCGAGGGGGCTGACTACTACGTGAAGGGCCTCTGGGAGCTTGTGGAACTGATAAGGAAAATGCTGTAG